A stretch of DNA from Triticum dicoccoides isolate Atlit2015 ecotype Zavitan chromosome 2A, WEW_v2.0, whole genome shotgun sequence:
CCAACAATCTCATACCACAATCTTAGAAAAGAACTCGATGGTTGATTTTGTGGGAAGTTTCTGAAAATCTGATTCTAGAGAATCAAAAGCTAAAAAGAACTGATGAtgatcatagttttaaatagccggctatagcgcCGCTAAATGATCGGCTtcacaaatagcccgctatagcccgtttTAGCCTGCTTTAGCTGATTTGGAGACCCGCCGCTATTTTTCGTAGCCCACTATTTAAAACATTGATGGTGATTCTAAACAATCATGTTGGAGAATCGATAAGCTGAAAAAAACTCGATCTACCccacaaaaagaaagaaagaaaagaagtcgATCTGATTCTTGAAAATCATCTGACAAACCAGGAGTCGGTGCTGAAACCAGGAGTAAATCTTTCATTATCAGAAAAACCAAACTCAAAATTTGGCTTGTCAAAGATGCAGATTGTTTTTTCCATGAAGAGAAGATGGCCATCCTTTGCAATTGGCATGTCAATCAAATTGTTAATGGTGCTCGAATCAGCCGCTAAGTCAACTGTTGATTATTGGAGAGAGAAGGTAGGTACAGTAGGGAGGGAGCGGAAATGATATAAGTCTTGTGAGAGGCAGGCGCATCCGGACCTAGGCAGGCCGGCACCAGATGCATCGCTTGAAGCAAGGGCACGAGAAAAGGTTCTTCTAGCATCCTCAAAGGTCAGCGAGCTTCCGACGCTTCCCACCTGTTTGGCCTAGGAAGAACCGGCGGAGGGGCCGCCTCAATATTCTGATCAAAGGTTAAGCAGGCCCAGGGTTCGTGGAATCGGTGAATTAATTATGTATGTAATGGGATTAAGCATCTTTTTGATAAAATTGCGTGCAGCTCGATTGCGCTTCCTTCTCGCAGGGAAATACGTAACATGTAATCGAGTTCATGATTATTTTTCCAGAGAGGAAAGTCAGTGATTTCTGACGAATGGGTATACCAGTTCAACGTGGCAGCCTGAACTGCTGCCTCCCCGGATCTGACTGTTATTCCAAGGAGCATTGGTGTTACCGTTTGATTAGGTCCGAAAAAAGATATCCTCGTTGGATGCTGAATAATGCCTTGATGGGCTAGTTACTGCTAAATCTGTCCTTGGATCCTTCCTGGCTGCGCAAGGATCAACGGACGGGACAAGGTTATGAGCTGCTCATTTGTCTCTTCGGTTGTTCCCTCTCCTGCCCTTCCACCAACATTACTCTAATCAGGTACGCAGGCCAATTTGCTGAAGAACAGGTCTGCAGCCTGCAGGGCAAGGATAGGTCAATACCACCGGATTACTTTGCTCTTTATTACTACAAACAAGGCCAGTTGCACATTTTGTTGTCTTTGTGCTTTTTTTTTGCGGATTTATTGTCTTTGTGCTTAACTGTTTCACAAAGAAATACGTAAAAACCATCGGTCGATATTTCTAGTAAAACAACAGGGTAGTGCCCAAGCCCCCGAGAGACTATTTTAGGTGGGGAGAGTTCAGAATAGCATGTGAATCCTGAAGGAGCACCATCTCATTGTAAACTTGATTGAACAAAAAATGCAGCTAGCAGCGGGAGACGACAAGGACGATGCTCAACATTTCCTAAAAAAACTGAGATAATGCCGAACATAAGTTGGTGAGTGGATCAATCTGCCGAACTTGCAGCAGCATAAACGTTAATCTTCTTCGGGCATCATCGCTGCACGTTAGCGAGAAGCGGCTGCTTTGCGTCGTCCCACTTGTCCAGTCTTCTCCTCGCCTCCTCGACCTACGTTCGGACACAAAATTCGCAATATACTTTATCAGTGAAGTTTGAGAGGGACAACTGAAACAGCCTAACCTAGATGATGACAGAAGCCAATTTTCTAAAAATAAGAAGTGATGATCATAGAAGGATGCATTTGGGTGAATAATGATCTAAAATAATGAAATGTACTACTAGTTTTTAAATGCTAAATTAAGAGAGGACAGATGAGACAACCCGAGTGATCATACAAAGCATGCACGCACTTGGCGAAATGATTGCGCTAAAATAATGAGTTGGCACATGATTTAGATGCGGCTTAGCATGTGAGATTGGGGAATCGTCTGACAGTGTAACGGCCTGGATGGTTAACGACGAACGTGATGATCTAACAATAAGAGATAAGGCTTGCTCCTACCTCCTTTTCCCAATCAGTTCTGAATGTGATCCACAATAGGATAATTGTTTGGATGAGCGTGCCTCCAATCATGCCTCCCCACAACCCCTGTATGCAACCTCTATCATCAGTGCAGTTCATCACACATGCAGAAGCTAATTTACTGACAGTTGACAACTGATGAGTCAACTCGACATGAATGGTGATTCTGCCATCTTTGGTGAATCAACGCTTTGAAACCAGCGGTACTAGCTTGAGAGTAAAACAGTACGTACCTTGATTCCATAGTCAAACTTGAAGCCCAGGAGCGCGCCAAGGGGTACGCCGATGAAGTAATAGCATCCAATGTTGATGTATGCTACCAATGCTTGCCACCCACAGCCAACAGCAACACCTTCATTGGGTCAGGGAAAAGGACACTGGTCAAgacttttttttttagaaaaggaagacgACCCCCGGCCtcagcatctggacgatgcatacggccactttattaattattgacacaagaccatacaaagtcatacaacaataagtctaaagccaccaaactaagcaacaactatcggtatccctatccagttgatgtaggggcgctgaaagtctgggcctaataccaaacagaccacgcagccaaacctaaacatctaaagaCTTGAGGTCCCACCCAGGACGCCTGCcgcgtatgggcacccaccagtccggtgtgcttctcaaccaggacccctgccgggtatgaggccgccgcagccacctgccacgaatTCATCTTCAGAGCTGTgctgctgcatcaaccttggccggtCCAACTACcgccgacgccaccatgacgccaggcagcgtcaccctcctgcgcgagtccatctccgctcatcaggcgccgagtctccactgcgccacgccgccgagatccgccgtcatcaatggagcagatgaaacaccgctcctcctcttgtcccctccaaccagcactcgctccaaaacgatgcccccatgaGGGAGAACGATACCGATAGCaccgtcatcgtccgatccggtagacccGGATCTAGGATTTCCCCCGGAACTTCCCGATCAGGTTTATGAgacctgcaacgacgatgcctctaGAAGGAAACGACGTctgagacgccgccatcgtccgccaagacCACAGTCTGGCGCGATTTTCATCGGAAGCCACGTCTTCCCGACCTCGTGGCTGGCTGGAATCGAGCGGAACCTCGCCACGAAGACGTATGTTGCCGTCGATACTCCGGCGGAGATCCAGCATCTCCTCACCGGTCCCTCCACACGCCGCCGGTCGGCGAAAGGCCTCCCCGCGACGGATCCAAACGGGGCGTTGGATCCGCAGTAGCCGTCGTCACCATCACGAGCAGGACAGCCCACCTTGCCGGATGGGGCACTGCCACCGTCGCCGTCCATGcagggccgccgctccgccggtgaTGGTGCTCGGGCCCCCGCCGCACAGCCCGGATACTCCGTCCTAGCCGCCGCCGTTGGATCTCATGAGAAGGGCCGCCCCCGCCGCCTCAGATGGGATCCGCCACCTCCCCCCGCCCAGGACCTTTGGCACTgggcccgccgccaccgcggcccaCGCCGGCGGCAGGAGGGGGTGGAGGGGGAGGtgctggcggcgctagggttggggCCTCTGGCGTCGCCCGGGGGGAGGCGTCACCCGGGGGGAGGCGACGCGAGGGGTGCGAGAGGGACGCGAGGGGGGGGGGGATACCGCAGAGCACGGGCTGAATTATGGCATTACCTGATAGCACAGGCTGGATTCCGCAGAGCACAATGGTGCCGACAAGCAAAGGACAGAGATCGGCGACGGCACGCGAGACGGCCTCGCCGCCGGTGAAGATGTAGCTGAGCTTGTGCCTGAGCAGGAAGACCAGAACGCCGGCTACGACTGCTATGAGCGCGGACATGGCGGTGACCACCCATGCAGAGAACGCGGCAGACCTGGGGTTCCCGGCGCCAAGTTCATTCCCCACCCTCACGCTGCAGTCAACAACATCAACATTGATCAACTCTATTCTTGAGACGAAAAAATTCAGATAAACAGATCCTTCCCGACGATTATGCTGATCTAGTTGTACTGTATAACCAGAGTTTAGTTGTATGCAATGCACCGACCTGGCAGCTGCGTTGAAGCCCACGGAGATCATGAACACCCATGACTGAATCGAGGTGCTGCAAAACATGGAGTCGGTCACATGATCATCCAAACACACTAGAATCGACGGATAAAACGGTTCGTTCTCAGTTAGTTACCTACCAGACGGTGAGTGAATCAAGTGCGATCTGTGGGTCGGGCAGCATGCCGGCGAGGAGGATGAGCACCTGGAAGTACCACACCTCCAGCGCCAGCATCACCGCCGACGCGGCCGACAGCTTGGCGAACCCCGCCAGGTCGGCGAACGCGGCCCACGTGAACCCGGTCCACGTCTCCCGGCACCTCGGGCTCAGCACGATGTACGCGAACTGCCCTGCCACCAGGACCCACCACGTCAGGCTCAGCGTGAGCGACGCGCCCAGTAGGCCTAGGCCCAGCCTATACACCGCCACCCAGCTCATCGCCACGTGCAGCGCCATGCTGGCCGTCAGGATGTAGGCGCTGGGCGCCACGATGCTCTGCGCCTGCAGGAACTTCTGGATGGGGAAGTTGGCCGCGTACGCGAAGATCTGCGGGATGAGGCCGTAGGCGAACtccgcggcggcgccggcgatctccggcgactgcccgagcaggaggaggatgGGCTCCGAGAAGGCGTACATGGCGGCCAGCGGCACGCCGGTGGCCATGAGGAGCaccgtcgagcgctgcaggtacacGCCCAGCATCTCGTACTTCTCGGCGCCGTACGCCTGCCCGCACAGCGTCTCCACCGCGCTCCCCATCCCGAGCTGCAGCACGCGGCATGGCAGTCGTGCACGTAGTTTACTTTAGACACGCGCCCGCGTACGTCGCTACGGATGCGTAGAAATGACTGTAAGTACATACGGTGGAGTGGAGTGGAGGTACTACGTACCATGAGGCCGTAGGCGAACACCTGGATGCCGTTGTtgccgagggaggcggcggcgagctgCACGTTGCCGAGCTGGCCGCAGAAGATCTGGGTGGCCGACGACATCACGATGATCAGCATGTACACCACCACCGCCGGCGCGGCCAGCGGAGCAAGCAGCCGCAGCTCCAGCGCCGCGGCCGACGCCATGCGCCGTGCCCCACCGCCGCCGGAGAGCAGGGCCTCCAGCCGGCCGTCGGCGGAACGGACCCCTGCATGATCACCCGGACCCATTCACGGATTCCTCGATCCAGGGGGATCGCAAAGATCTTTGTGGCGTTTTACTGAAGCAGCCGCGAGCTCGTCCACGCCTAGCAATTTCCGCCTGTGGTTGGCGCTTCACTACATGTTAGGTGAGGGCAAGATCTTCCCGCAAAAAGATGAAAGGAAAAGGTGAGGACGAGATGGCAGGTGAAGTGACACTGTCTCACTCGCTGCGATCGGAACCAGGAAACACGAGAGGTTTGTACAGTACTGGTGTATGATTCGTTTTGTCGTTTCTTTTGTCCTGGCGTTCTGCAGCTTGTGGGGAAGAAAAGAAGCACGCGTTAAACACAGAAGTTACACTGTAAGCTGGATCCCGGTCAAATTGGTTTGGTGTTGCTCCGTGCAACTAGGCTACCGGCAGCTTCTCCTTTACATTGAACATGTATGTATGCAAGGTTGTTACAAGTTTGTTAGGCAATTAAATCCTATAGATCTCACGTACGTATCAACTTGCTATTCGTTGCCCTGAGATACCTGCCAAAATATTGGATGTTACCCAGCCCCCGGTGTTCGTTTGGATGGTGACCAAATAATTGGTCCGCCCACGGCTCAACGGAAGCTCCAGTTCCATTCTCAGCCAACTTTTTTTGCAGGCGTGGGTCGGAAAATCCAGCGCCAATTATTTCTCAAGCCCACGATTGGCAAGGCTAACATAGACACAAACCACACAACCCCAAGTCTATCTTTCTACATACTCCAAGATCTCGAGCACTACGGCCAATGCTGCCATTGCATTTTAGACGAACAAAGAACGGCATAGCTAGTCTGGCTATATCTCCGCGAGTTGATCTTGAGGAGAAGTGAACTGCGAGTTTTTTTTTTTGATATGTGGTCAATTATTTTCAGAAAAGGTAACATGGAATTTCAAAAATTGTGAATGTTTTTCAAATCCACGGGTAGTTGTAAAATATATGCACATTTTCCAATTTAATCATATATTCAACGTTTTCAGATTTGTGATTTTCTTTAAGATCGTGAATATATTAATACacaatcatttttttaatttttaagaAACATTTTTTTGTACAAATTGGTAACCTTTTAAATAATTTTTAatattttaaaatttgtgaacacttctaaaattcatgaatatttcacAAACTCATGTATGTCTTTTGAAAAGTCCTTAAGATTCCGTAAAATTTGTGAAtcctttttcaaattcgtgaaattTGTTTTAGAAAAAGTTCTTCGTATGCGTAGAATATTTCATTGTAAGCGTGTTGAACATTTTATTTGAAAGCATTGTACATTTTTTAAATGTGcaatgaatatttttcaaaatacaCGGTGAACAGTTTCTAAATATGTATTGGGCAATTTTTGTAAGTACCCGACAAATATTTGTCAAATATGAATGCACGGTGACCAACTCTTAAATGCATTGAAAAACTTATTAAACACATGTCAAACATTTTAAAAATACATGTTAAACGTTTTATTAGATGCATTGAATATTTCTCAAAATATGCTATGTTTTTAAATACATTGAACATTTTCATCAAATACGTCTTGAACATTTCTTAAAATATACACATTGAATATTTGTTTTTCAAATACGCAGCGGATGTTTTTCAAATAATATTTTTTTTTAAACGTGTCTacgtttttttaaatacatgatgaacTGTTTTTTACATGgcgaatattttttaaatacattacATATTTTCCTAGTGTGGCTATACGCAAATATTTTTGTTTTCAATTGATGTCCGGGAGTGGCCCCATCCAGACTGTTTTAGATTGGTCGAGCATTGTTCGATAGAACCGGCCTTAGCCAGAGATGGGTTTGCCCACAGACGGGTATGTGCGTGTTACCTCAAGAACTCGGCAATATACTTATGGGTCGACTCATGCAGCGATTGGCCCATCACCCCGGTGGGAGCGAAGAGGTCCAGACGGAGGGGAAAGAGGCCCAGGTGCATTTTTATTTCCATATTCTGAATTTTTGTCCTGAAAGCGAGCGAGACAATCCATTTCATTCACAAAGAAAAGAAGCATAACAGTGTAGGATAGGAAAATTCGGCCTGTTTGACAATTGCTTGGTTACAATCGGGTAACTGGGGGATCACTATTTTTTTATTTGAACAAAGATACAAGgaacgtccggctttaaattaataaagcccaccaaCAGACAGCATCCAACATACGAGACAAACGAAAGCAAAAGATAGTCATGGCTAAAGCCTAAGTTTGATACATGCAACCAGCCTAGGCCTGAGAAAGAAGAAGAAACATTCTAAACATTACCAACACCGCCCATGACAAAATCAGATCCACAACATCTTAATGACGGGCAGCAATCTGGATCAGTCGGATCCACTCCATAGCCTCCTGCATCCGCTCAGCGTCCCGCCTTTTTCCCAACGGCATCCAAGTATGAAGGAACAAATGGCATTTGAAAATAATGTCAGCGGGGTGAGGAGGGAATTTGTGCTCTATAGTGATTTTGTTTTTGGTAGTCCATAGAGCCCATAAAAGCGCCCCTACGCAACTCCATAAAACTCGGCCAAAGCCACCCCTATGGGCCAAGAGGATATCGTGGAGATCACTACCCGAGGGGGGGTTCCAGTTCTGATCGAAGGCTTCCCGGACCGCACTCCAAGCGAATCGGGCTAAGTGACGGTTGAAGAAAATGTGGTTTGCATCTTCGTGCGCACCACACATCACACAAGTGCCATCGGACGGCCCATTTCGTTTCACTATGTTGTTAGGGGACGGGAGACGGTCACGGAACATTTGCcatatgaatttttttattttgagGGGAATTGACACTTTCCGTAGCCCCCTAGCTATGTCTAGTGCCGGGCCCTTCGTCAACTTAGCGTAAAGTGACTTAACCGAGAACTTCCCGGAGCTCGTGAGAGACCAAGAGACTGTATCGGCCTCAGGTCGCAACACCACGCCAGCGAGTGAAGTACATAACCCTTCCTAACTAGCCCCTTCGGTATCTAGAAGAGGCCTTTTGAAAGAAATGGCTAGCGGGCTGGTTCTAAGCGCATGGGCAACGAGGATATTAATGTTAGTAGCAAGTTGGTAAATGGAGGAGTGGTTGCGCCACAACGGCTCCGAACCAAACCGGTGATCTAACCAAAATCACGCGGAGTTGCCATCGTTAACGCTAAGCTTAGCTCCTAACATAAAGGCCGGTTTGACAGCTTGGATCCCATTCCAAAATGTCGACCCTTTGGCCTTAGAGGTAAGGAAATTCCCGTCGGGGAAATATTTTGCTCTAAGGATATCCGCCCAGAGTCCCTGCTTGTTTTGGGCGAGTTTCCAGAGCCACTTGGAAAGGAGGGCAATGTTCATAAGTTTGGAGTTGAGGATCCCTAGGCCGCCAAATTTCTTTGGACGACATAATGCTGCCCACTTAATTAAGTGGTACTTCTTTTTGGACccagttccttcccaaaagaacttaGACCGAGGAGTGTCAAGCTTGGCATGAACACCATCTACCAGGAGAGACATGCCCATGGTAAACATGGGCAAGGAGGAGAGGCTAGTGTTCGTCAGAATGAGCCTAGCGGCCGAAGACATAAACCGACCACGCCAAGGATTGACCCGGTTCGCCACCTTGCTGTATAAGGGTTCCCACTCGTGCATAGATATGTGTTTGTCTGAGATGGGGAGGCCCAAGTACTTAAACGGAAAGCTCCCCAGCTTACAGTTAAGAAGGTTGGCTACTCGAGTCGCGAGAGGTTCGGTCATCCCAGTGGCTATCACCTCGCTCTTGAGAAAGTTGATCTTGAGGCTAGAGACGATCTCAAAAGAAAGAAGAATGAGATTGATCGAGGCTATACTATGGTTGTCCGGCTCGAAGAGCAACCTGGTGTCGTCTGCATATTGTAGGTGCGTGACCCCTCCAGGAATGAGGTGTGGGACAACACCACGGATATGGCCAGCACCCTTAGCCTTATTGATCATGGCCGAGAGGGCGTCGGCAACAAGGTTAAAGATCAGAGGGGAggaggggtcaccttgcctaaacccttgcttgttgcggaagaagttcccaACTTCTCCGTTGATNNNNNNNNNNNNNNNNNNNNNNNNNNNNNNNNNNNNNNNNNNNNNNNNNNNNNNNNNNNNNNNNNNNNNNNNNNNNNNNNNNNNNNNNNNNNNNNNNNNNNNNNNNNNNNNNNNNNNNNNNNNNNNNNNNNNNNNNNNNNNNNNNNNNNNNNNNNNNNNNNNNNNNNNNNNNNNNNNNNNNNNNNNNNNNNNNNNNNNNNNNNNNNNCAGATGCATAATACCGTGAACGAAACCTGACTCGAACCCCTTTCGGTCCAGGACTTCACGAATGAACTCCCAATTCACTCGGTCAAAGGCTTTTTCGAAGTCCAGCTTGAGGAGCACAACCGACTGTCGGGTTCGTTTTAACTCGTGAACTATCTCCTGAAGCACGACCGGCCCTTTGAGGATGTTGCGGCCTTTGAGAAATGTTGTCTGACTATGGTTTATAACTCTATATGCAATAGGGGCAAGCCTCATCGTATAGGCCTTTGCGCAGATTTTGAAAGGCACATTAATGAGGGTCATACGACAATATTGCTTGATAGTGTCAGCCTCTTTGACTTTTGGGATTAAGCTTATGACCCCAAAGTTGGGGCGCGAGATGTCTACCGTGCGTAACACGAAACCATTTATAATATCGCAGAAGAGAGCTTTGAGTATGGGCCAAAAGCGACGAAAGAAAGCCACCGGCCAACCATCCGGGCCTAGGGCAGTATCGATCTTCATCGAGCCGACATCCCTGTCAATTTCCTCCATGGAAAAGGACAAGGACAAAAGGTCGTTTTCGGCCTGAGAAACGCGGGCGTCGTCCCCCCAGAAGTCAGCTCGAAGGCGCAGGGGTTtctgtcatgggtttgtcacggcagatgtcctcgtgaaaggacttagtcgtggagccatcactatgggttagcttaaaggggttaaaccggacaagggacacgagggattttatactagttcagccccttcgatgaaggtaaaagcctacgtctagttgtgattggtattgctagggtttcgatgaccagggagcgaatccgctttgcctggctctcgagttgttgtctgttgtccctaaaccgctgttgggtcgtccctttatatacattggttgatgcccgccggtttacagagtcccgaggccggatcataaacgtgcccggctcggtctctattccttctaacttacaatacaagttacatgaaagagtcagtttacatctacatgcctgaactcgcctttgggccttgggccttcgtaaagcgccaccatcctcacgTCTTCATGGGATTCTATATTCATGGAgttaacccggccactcctagccggtttacctccagtagtcatatccccaacattaggccccagattgatttgaacttgttcatgtcaatcttcaatactttagaaaaattcttgccctggCACCTTCGTATGGATCTGGTAAACCGTCGTGACTTCATCCTTTAGATCTGTAGTAAACCTCCATGACGTCATCTATTCGTTGAAGCCGAAGATACCCTTCATTAATGAATATCCAACCATCAAGGCGACatccttattaactatccattttaaACTCCTCGATTCACGCACTTGTCGCttatcgcttcgccttataaataggaccaagggCCATTCTCTTTCCCCTTCATCTccttcacttcttcttcctccttgcgacgcCTCTGCACCCGAGCACCACTGCCATCGCCGAACTTCGCCTCCGCCTCTCCGTTGGCCGCCGCATCAACCTGGTTGCACCAGAGAGCCGCGGCATACCTCCGCTGCTTCAACAGCCGCTGTAAGTCCTTTCCTTTCTCCTTTGTAGATCTGCCTAGGGTTTCCTTGTTCATCGAAGTTCATCGAGGCTCCGGCACTGTTCTTCCCTGTTTCTCCTTAGTCCATGGATAAAAACCTTAAACTTGATGTATTCCATGTAATGGCTTATCTTCCGTTACCACAACAAACCCTTATGCGCATAAAAACTGATCTGGTCCTTTGTGAACCGCTT
This window harbors:
- the LOC119354312 gene encoding protein DETOXIFICATION 40-like; this encodes MGPGDHAGVRSADGRLEALLSGGGGARRMASAAALELRLLAPLAAPAVVVYMLIIVMSSATQIFCGQLGNVQLAAASLGNNGIQVFAYGLMLGMGSAVETLCGQAYGAEKYEMLGVYLQRSTVLLMATGVPLAAMYAFSEPILLLLGQSPEIAGAAAEFAYGLIPQIFAYAANFPIQKFLQAQSIVAPSAYILTASMALHVAMSWVAVYRLGLGLLGASLTLSLTWWVLVAGQFAYIVLSPRCRETWTGFTWAAFADLAGFAKLSAASAVMLALEVWYFQVLILLAGMLPDPQIALDSLTVCTSIQSWVFMISVGFNAAASVRVGNELGAGNPRSAAFSAWVVTAMSALIAVVAGVLVFLLRHKLSYIFTGGEAVSRAVADLCPLLVGTIVLCGIQPVLSGVAVGCGWQALVAYINIGCYYFIGVPLGALLGFKFDYGIKGLWGGMIGGTLIQTIILLWITFRTDWEKEVEEARRRLDKWDDAKQPLLANVQR